Proteins found in one Quercus robur chromosome 2, dhQueRobu3.1, whole genome shotgun sequence genomic segment:
- the LOC126714574 gene encoding probable metal-nicotianamine transporter YSL6, with the protein MGTEGSSVEISEPLLVEETQKIRAVEDADHHQIPEWKEQITIRGLAVSAVLGSLFCIITHKLNLTVGIIPSLNVAAGLLGFFFVKSWTSFLSKLGFHVKPFTRQENTVIQTCVVACYGLAFSGGFGSYLLALDERTYKLIGTDYPGNRAEDVKSPGLWWMMGFLFIVSFLGLFSLVPLRKVMVMDYKLTYPSGTATAMLINSFHTKTGAELAGNQVRCLGKYLSISFFWSCFKWFFSGIGDSCGFDNFPTLGLMLYKNTFYFDFSPTYIGCGLICPHIVNCSVLLGAIISWGFLWPFISQHAGDWYPADLGSNDFKGLYGYKVFIAISLILGDGLYNLVKIIAITIKEICNKGTKQSNLPVTTEVLDGESSKLLTEQKRRDEVFLKDRIPSWVAASGYVGLAAISTATMPLIFPPLKWYLVLGSYIIAPALAFCNSYGTGLTDWSLASTYGKIGLFIFASLVGTDGGVVAGLAACGVMMTIVATAADLMQDFKTGYLTLSSAKSMFVSQLVGTAMGCIIAPLTFWLFWTAFDIGSPDGPYKAPYAVIFREMAILGVQGFSELPKHCLAICCVFFVAALVINLLRDVTPPKVSQYIPIPMAMAVPFYIGAYFAIDMFVGTVILYIWERINRKDAEDYAGAVASGLICGDGIWTIPSAILSILRINPPICMYFGPSSSG; encoded by the exons ATGGGAACGGAGGGTTCATCCGTGGAGATATCAGAGCCGTTGTTGGTGGAAGAGACCCAGAAGATCAGGGCCGTTGAAGACGCTGACCACCATCAAATCCCTGAATGGAAGGAGCAGATCACGATCAGAGGGCTAGCCGTGAGTGCTGTTTTGGGGTCCCTTTTTTGCATAATCACCCACAAGCTCAATCTGACGGTTGGGATCATTCCGTCCCTTAATGTGGCAGCTGGGTTGTTGGGTTTCTTCTTCGTTAAGTCATGGACTAGCTTCTTGTCCAAGTTAGGTTTTCACGTTAAGCCCTTCACCAGGCAAGAGAACACCGTTATTCAGACCTGTGTTGTTGCTTGCTATGGCCTCGCATTCAGTG GGGGATTTGGTTCATATTTGCTTGCTTTGGATGAGAGAACTTATAAACTCATTGGTACTGATTATCCGGGTAACCGGGCTGAAGATGTTAAGAGCCCAGGCCTGTGGTGGATgatgggttttttgtttatcGTCAGCTTCCTTGGCCTTTTTAGTCTTGTTCCACTTCGTAAG GTTATGGTCATGGATTATAAGCTTACATATCCTAGTGGCACAGCAACTGCAATGTTGATAAATAGCTTTCATACTAAGACGGGAGCTGAACTTGCTGG GAATCAAGTCCGTTGTCTTGGAAAATATTTGAGCATAAGTTTTTTTTGGAGCTGCTTTAAGTGGTTCTTCAGTGGTATTGGTGATTCTTGTGGATTTGATAATTTTCCCACCCTTGGCTTGATGCTATATAAGAACAC GTTCTATTTTGACTTCAGTCCAACTTATATTGGATGTGGTCTAATTTGCCCACATATAGTCAACTGCTCAGTTCTGCTTGGGGCTATCATATCGTGGGGTTTCCTTTGGCCCTTCATTTCCCAACATGCTGGAGATTGGTATCCAGCTGACCTTGGCAGCAATGATTTTAAAGGTCTTTATGGATACAAG GTCTTTATAGCTATTTCACTTATCCTTGGAGATGGTCTTTACAATTTGGTCAAGATAATAGCCATAACCATTAAGGAAATCTGCAACAAAGGCACCAAACAGAGCAACCTTCCTGTCACTACGGAGGTTCTAG ATGGTGAGAGTTCTAAACTACTAACGGAGCAAAAAAGAAGGGATGAGGTATTTCTTAAAGACAGGATACCCTCCTGGGTTGCAGCCTCTGGATACGTGGGTCTGGCTGCAATATCAACAGCGACAATGCCACTCATCTTTCCACCCCTCAAGTGGTATCTGGTTCTAGGCTCATACATTATTGCCCCTGCCCTTGCCTTTTGCAACTCTTATGGCACTGGGCTCACAGATTGGAGCTTGGCTTCAACTTACGGAAAGATTGGTCTTTTCATCTTTGCTTCATTGGTTGGAACCGATGGTGGGGTTGTAGCCGGCTTAGCAGCTTGTGGGGTTATGATGACCATTGTTGCCACTGCGGCGGATCTCATGCAAGATTTCAAGACTGGTTACCTCACTCTATCTTCAGCTAAGTCGATGTTTGTGAGCCAGCTAGTTGGAACAGCCATGGGTTGTATCATTGCCCCCCTCACATTCTGGTTGTTTTGGACTGCTTTTGATATTGGGTCACCTGATGGTCCTTACAAAGCACCATATGCTGTAATATTCAGGGAAATGGCCATCCTAGGTGTTCAGGGCTTCTCTGAGCTCCCAAAGCATTGCTTGGCCATATGTTGTGTGTTTTTTGTTGCAGCTCTGGTTATAAACCTCCTGAGGGATGTGACTCCCCCAAAGGTCTCCCAATATATTCCAATTCCAATGGCTATGGCAGTCCCCTTCTATATTGGAGCTTACTTTGCTATAGACATGTTTGTTGGGACAGTGATATTGTATATATGGGAACGAATTAATCGGAAGGATGCCGAGGACTATGCGGGGGCTGTTGCATCGGGTCTTATATGTGGTGATGGCATCTGGACTATTCCATCAGCAATCCTCTCTATTCTCAGAATCAATCCACCCATCTGCATGTACTTTGGGCCTTCTTCGAGTGGCTGA